In Ureibacillus thermophilus, the genomic stretch ACCACATGAGCGGCGTATGAATGACAAACGTATCATCCATCGCTAAATTCATTGTTACATTCAACGATTTGATAAAAACATCACGGCAATCAGGATAGCCACTAAAATCCGTTTCACATACGCCTGTTACGATATGCTTTGCTCCTACTTGGCTTGCTAACACCCCTGCAAAGGAAAGGAATAGCAAATTGCGCCCCGGCACAAAGGTAGAAGGAAGCTCGCCATCTTTCCCTTCCTCAACTTCGATATCATCCCGTGTTAGTGCGTTTGGAGCTAGCTGATTTAAAAGGGACATATCAAGAATGTGATGCTTCACTCCTACTTCCTTTGCGATTTCCTTCGCACATTCAATTTCCAATCGATGTCTTTGACCATAATCAAACGTCACAGCTTCCACTTCTTTAAACTGTTCTTTTGCCCAAAACAAACATGTCGTGCTGTCTTGTCCACCGCTGAATACGACGATTGCTTTCTCTTCTTTTAATATCATTAAAGACACTCCTTTATAAAGAAAAAAACAGCATCCTAAGAAGGAAATGCTGTTTTCTTCTTAGTTTTTTATAGAGGGTAGCTAAGAACCTCTGTTATTCAATTTATCGATTATCCACTTTTTCTGGATATAAATCATGATTCATTAAACGATAATTTGCCATTTCTTCATATTTCGTTCCAGGTCTGCCGTAGTTGCAGTATGGGTCGATGGAGATGCCTCCGCGCGGCGTGAATTTGCCCCATACTTCAATATATCTTGGATCCAGCAATTTGATTAAATCATTCGTTATGATATTTACGCAGTCTTCATGAAAATCCCCATGGTTACGGAAACTGAATAAATATAACTTGAGAGATTTGCTTTCGACTAATTTTTTGTCTGGAATATAGGAAATATAAATCGTGGCAAAGTCCGGCTGGCCAGTAAGCGGACAAAGGCTTGTAAACTCAGGACAATTAAACTTCACAAAATAGTCCCGATCAGAATGCAGATTATTCACCGCTTCCAACACTTCCGGCGCATACTTTGTTGGATAATTCGTTTTCTGATTTCCTAATAAGGTTAAATCTTTGAGACCATCTTCCAATTTGCGACTAGACATAAAAAAAAAACCTCCTTGCAAAATGTTTCCCAACATTTACAAGAGAGGACACCCATAAATTCTATAAAACTCATGAAATTGGTTGTTTCATAGTTTTTTATAGAGGGTTAAGCTATGAACCTCTCCCGTGCTAGTCGGGCCAATTTAATAGTATAGAAGTTTGGAAAATGAGTCAACTTGTTTTTTGGGGTGATTTAGGAAAAAGAGGAGGTTGGAGATAAAAAATAAGCAGGTTCACGGGTGTGCACCTGAAGCATGGATGTAAGAATTATGAATGTTTTTTGAGCTTGTCTATTTCTCTTTCATTACGAACAGCTTTCTGCCAAATATAGTCTTGGTCGGCTTTGATGGTATTGATGGCACGCATTAATTCGTCATAGCGCTCTTCGTTTTTCATTTCATATTCGTCTTGTCTTTCTTTTATTTCGCGAATTTCTGTTTTGATTTCTTTGATTTCTGCTTTGATTCCTTGAATTTCTGCTTTCATTCCTTGGATTTCTGCTTTCATTCCTTGGATTTCTGCTTTCATTCCTTGGATTTCTGCTTTCATTCCTTTGATTTCTGCTTTCATTCCTTGGATTTCTGATTGAATGGCGCCAACAATTTGAATAAGCTGTGTTAACATTTCCTCTGTTTTTCCATTGCTCATATGATTTCACCCCCTATTATTTTTATATTTTGTCATGAAGAACTGTTAAAATCAAGGACTTA encodes the following:
- the queC gene encoding 7-cyano-7-deazaguanine synthase QueC gives rise to the protein MILKEEKAIVVFSGGQDSTTCLFWAKEQFKEVEAVTFDYGQRHRLEIECAKEIAKEVGVKHHILDMSLLNQLAPNALTRDDIEVEEGKDGELPSTFVPGRNLLFLSFAGVLASQVGAKHIVTGVCETDFSGYPDCRDVFIKSLNVTMNLAMDDTFVIHTPLMWLTKAQTWELADQLGVLDFVRNNTLTCYNGIIADGCGECPACKLRKRGLDEYLRSRKGASHVRF
- the queF gene encoding preQ(1) synthase; the protein is MSSRKLEDGLKDLTLLGNQKTNYPTKYAPEVLEAVNNLHSDRDYFVKFNCPEFTSLCPLTGQPDFATIYISYIPDKKLVESKSLKLYLFSFRNHGDFHEDCVNIITNDLIKLLDPRYIEVWGKFTPRGGISIDPYCNYGRPGTKYEEMANYRLMNHDLYPEKVDNR